In Mangifera indica cultivar Alphonso chromosome 1, CATAS_Mindica_2.1, whole genome shotgun sequence, a single genomic region encodes these proteins:
- the LOC123218233 gene encoding WRKY transcription factor 44-like gives MKMEIKEAERVVIAKPVPSRPTCSTFGPFSELLAGAINAAPPTVCPETAVVAIRPKTVRFKPMVNPVPPNQAELSRTAICNSSDKASKSDSKPPTVVYKPLAKLVSKATVSLLANMGNINNTSREQTQQSVEACVHIPSQDKQYFRPQVNSNLNMIVPPCNEADQTIESSKMASQNLEEDPKALPAIAGDRPSYDGYNWRKYGQKQVKGSEYPRSYYKCTHPNCPVKKKVERSFDGQIAEIVYKGEHNHPKPQPPKRSSSGTQGLGLVSDGTGQDAHNPSQSSNLNEKNEGSQCRVESRKEVGLLAHSTNQGKAPLPYEPVVPAVNNAGGGASDTSCGLSGECDEGKKGLAEEDGEPRKKRRKCENQSNEAGISEDGVQEPRIVVQSSTDSEILSDGFRWRKYGQKVVKGNPYPRSYYRCTNLKCNVRKHVERASDDPRAFITTYEGKHNHDMPVRNTNPAAPESDSLAPAGKDKP, from the exons atgaaaatggAGATCAAAGAAGCAGAAAGAGTTGTTATAGCTAAACCAGTACCTTCAAGACCTACTTGTTCCACTTTTGGGCCTTTCTCAGAGCTCCTAGCAGGTGCCATTAATGCCGCACCACCTACTGTATGCCCTGAGACTGCAGTTGTTGCCATTAGACCAAAGACAGTAAGGTTTAAGCCCATGGTGAATCCTGTTCCACCAAATCAGGCTGAGCTGTCTAGAACGGCAATTTGTAATTCATCTGACAAAGCTTCAAAATCAGATAGTAAACCACCCACTGTGGTTTATAAGCCACTGGCAAAGCTTGTGTCAAAGGCAACTGTTTCTCTCTTGGCTAATATG GGAAATATTAATAACACTAGCCGTGAACAAACGCAGCAATCAGTTGAGGCTTGTGTTCACATTCCAAGTcaagataaacaatattttagacCCCAGGTTAACTCAAACCTTAATATGATTGTGCCACCGTGTAATGAAGCAGATCAAACAATTGAATCCTCAAAGATGGCATCTCAGAACTTGGAGGAGGATCCAAAGGCCTTACCAGCCATAGCTGGGGATCGACCTTCATATGATGGCTATAATTGGAGGAAATATGGGCAAAAACAAGTTAAAGGAAGTGAGTACCCACGAAGTTATTACAAGTGCACACACCCAAATTGTCCCGTGAAAAAGAAGGTTGAGAGGTCTTTTGATGGGCAAATTGCTGAAATTGTCTACAAGGGTGAGCACAATCATCCAAAGCCGCAGCCCCCTAAGCGGAGCTCATCAGGGACACAAGGACTAGGATTAGTATCCGATGGCACTGGTCAAGATGCTCACAATCCTTCACAGAGTAGCAAtctgaatgaaaaaaatgaaggtTCTCAATGTAGAGTAGAAAGTCGGAAAGAAGTAGGTTTATTGGCACATTCGACTAATCAAGGCAAAGCTCCTCTACCATATGAGCCTGTGGTGCCTGCAGTGAATAATGCTGGTGGTGGAGCCTCTGATACTTCTTGTGGCCTTAGCGGGGAATGTGATGAAGGAAAGAAGGGATTGGCGGAAGAGGATGGTGAACCCAGAAAAAAGAGAAG AAAATGTGAGAATCAATCTAACGAAGCTGGCATATCAGAGGATGGTGTACAAGAGCCCCGCATTGTGGTGCAAAGTTCCACAGATTCTGAAATTTTGAGTGATGGCTTCCGCTGGAGAAAATATGGCCAGAAGGTTGTGAAGGGAAATCCGTATCCCAG GAGTTACTACAGATGTACAAATCTTAAGTGCAATGTGCGGAAGCATGTGGAACGAGCATCAGATGATCCTAGAGCTTTCATTACTACATATGAGGGAAAGCATAATCATGATATGCCTGTCAGGAACACAAACCCAGCGGCCCCTGAATCAGATTCACTGGCTCCTGCTGGTAAAGATAAGCCATGA
- the LOC123218244 gene encoding glutathione S-transferase L3-like isoform X2: MSTAVQEILPPVLDSKAEQPPLFDGTTRLYTCYTCPFAQRVWITRNYKGLQDSIKLVPLNLQDRPAWYAEKVYPVNKVPSLEHNGKIIGESLDLIKYVDSNFEGPSLFPNDPDKKKFGEELLSYTDTFNRDVFTSFKGDTVKQASAAFDYLENALRKFDDGPFFLGQFSSADIAYIPFVERFQTFLSEVHKYDITEGRPKLAAWIEELNKIDAYKPTKTDPIELVEFYKKRFQAQQ, translated from the exons ATGTCGACTGC TGTGCAAGAGATTCTCCCTCCAGTTTTGGACTCCAAAGCCGAACAACCACCGCTTTTTGATGGAACTaccag ACTCTATACTTGTTACACGTGTCCCTTTGCCCAGCGGGTGTGGATCACCAGAAACTATAAg GGTTTACAAGACAGTATTAAGTTAGTTCCGTTAAACCTTCAAGACAGGCCTGCTTGGTACGCTGAGAAAGTATACCCTGTTAACAAG GTTCCATCATTGGAACACAATGGCAAAATCATTGGAGAGAGTCTTGACTTGATTAAATATGTTGACAGCAACTTTGAGGGACCTTCTCTTTTCCCCAAT GATCCTGACAAAAAGAAGTTTGGTGAAGAATTGTTATCATACACTGATACATTCAACAGGGATGTGTTTACTTCATTCAAAGGAGACACTGTAAAACAAGCAA GTGCCGCTTTTGATTACTTGGAAAATGCTCTGCGCAAATTTGATGATGGCCCATTCTTCCTTGGCCAGTTTAGTTCG GCAGACATAGCCTATATTCCATTTGTTGAAAGATTCCAGACCTTCTTATCAGAGGTACACAAGTATGACATCACAGAGGGCAGGCCTAAACTAGCAGCATGGATCGAG GAGCTGAACAAGATTGATGCATACAAGCCAACAAAAACAGATCCAATAGAGCTTGTGGAATTCTACAAGAAGCGCTTCCAG GCTCAACAGTAA
- the LOC123218255 gene encoding uncharacterized protein LOC123218255 produces MLPSLLSRRSLEADSRDCYGFALRPQLVQRYIEYTKIYKEEEEKRSQKWKNFIEHQEASQPNSPEKKHKESLRAEATKLNDETVPLKSKGNKAETTDQNDTTAPEVDNQGNKAEATKLIEDTISRSGNEVEKGEDNKLKEENFPEK; encoded by the exons ATGTTGCCGTCCTTGTTGAGTAGGCGCTCATTGGAGGCTGATTCCAG GGACTGCTATGGATTTGCTCTGAGACCTCAGCTTGTCCAAAGATATATAGAATACACCAAAATCTATAAG gaagaggaagagaaaagatCACAAAAATGGAAGAATTTCATTGAACACCAAGAAGCTTCTCAACCAAACTCTCCTGAGAAGAAACACAAGGAGTCGTTACGTGCTGAAGCCACTAAGTTGAATGATGAGACAGTTCCATTGAAGAGTAAAGGGAACAAAGCTGAAACTACTGACCAGAATGATACAACTGCGCCAGAGGTAGACAACCAAGGGAACAAGGCTGAAGCTACTAAGCTGATAGAGGACACTATATCAAGGAGTGGAAATGAAGTGGAGAAGGGTGAAGACAATAAGTTGAAAGAGGAAAATTTTCCTGAGAAGTAG